One window of the Runella slithyformis DSM 19594 genome contains the following:
- a CDS encoding N-acetylmuramidase domain-containing protein produces MALTAIDWANAAARLKCTVSIIRAVAQKESSGKGFYVTGALKQRFEPHIFKRRTGQTASSYVVAYALNPVEAMNSTSWGMFQIMGFNFKAAGYSSVEAMLADYRKGEKQQLNSFVTLILDWGLDDELRNKKYAAFAARYNGPKYSINNYDVDLEKFDKQFAANPLPETADEKKK; encoded by the coding sequence ATGGCCTTAACTGCAATTGATTGGGCAAATGCCGCCGCCCGTCTGAAATGTACGGTTTCCATCATAAGGGCCGTAGCCCAAAAAGAAAGTTCGGGCAAAGGTTTCTATGTGACCGGTGCATTGAAACAACGTTTTGAGCCCCATATTTTCAAACGTCGTACCGGACAAACGGCCTCAAGCTATGTAGTAGCCTACGCACTCAACCCGGTTGAGGCTATGAATTCTACCAGTTGGGGGATGTTCCAGATCATGGGGTTTAATTTCAAAGCGGCCGGGTATTCGTCAGTAGAGGCGATGTTGGCCGATTACAGAAAAGGCGAAAAACAACAGCTTAACAGCTTCGTAACGCTGATCCTTGATTGGGGCTTGGATGATGAACTAAGAAACAAAAAATACGCCGCTTTTGCGGCTCGTTACAACGGTCCAAAATACTCCATCAACAACTACGATGTAGACTTGGAAAAGTTCGACAAACAGTTTGCGGCCAATCCGTTGCCCGAAACCGCCGACGAAAAAAAAAAGTAA